One stretch of Danio rerio strain Tuebingen ecotype United States chromosome 6, GRCz12tu, whole genome shotgun sequence DNA includes these proteins:
- the pars2 gene encoding probable proline--tRNA ligase, mitochondrial (The RefSeq protein has 8 substitutions compared to this genomic sequence), which yields MESVMHHCHRKLPTLLSRTLFKTLKRRHLNLTIHTVSASSKPVIPTPLVSRLFQPSNLREGQDGGDLTCRSQRLMVQTGLIHPSNPGCFYYLPVALRSLEKLVRLIDEEMHAIGGQKVDMPALCSAELWKKSGRWELMGKEMFRLLDRHNGEYCLGPTHEEAVTELFASQTTMSYKKLPLLLYQVTRKFRDEQKPKFGLLRGREFYMKDMYSFDINEEAALHTYNSVCQAYRRILDRLHLKWVQVQADTGNIGGTLSHEFQLPADIGEDKLLVCGNCGFSANIETMEPGQAKCSQCQTGKLTESRGIEVGHTFYLGTKYSQAFKALFVNASNVPAVAEMGCFGLGVTRILAASIEVMSTEDAIHWPGLIAPYQVCVLPPKKGSKAHEATQKAEELAQSLGNSLPNLRGEVVLDDRTQMTIGKRLKDAKILGYPFVVVVGQTALDDLASFEVVCQQSGETLFLSKDGLVDLLSTVETI from the exons ATGGAGTCAGTTATGCATCACTGCCATCGCAAGCTCCCAACCCTCCTGTCCAGAactctctttaaaacattaaagagAAGACACCTCAACCTCACCATCCACACTGTTTCTGCCTCTTCCAAACCAGTCATCCCAACACCGCTCGTGTCTCGCCTCTTCCAGCCATCAAACCTCCGGGAAGGTCAGGATGGAGGAGACCTGACATGTCGGAGTCAGAGACTGATGATGCAGACTGGACTGATCCATCCGTCAAACCCCGGCTGCTTCTATTACTTGCCTGTGGCTCTGAGGTCCTTGGAGAAGCTGGTCCGGCTCATTGATGAGGAGATGCATGCGATCGGTGGGCAAAAAGTGGACATGCCAGCGCTCTGCAGTGCAGAACTGTGGAAGAAAAGTGGTCGCTGGGAGCTCATGGGAAAAGAGATGTTCAGACTGCTGGATCGGCACAATGGGGAATACTGTCTCGGACCGACTCACGAAGAAGCAGTCACTGAGCTTTTTGCCTCCCAGACCACCATGTCTTACAAGAAGCTGCCACTTCTGCTTTACCAG GTAACACGCAAATTCCGTGATGAGCAGAAGCCAAAATTTGGACTCTTACGTGGTCGGGAATTTTACATGAAAGACATGTATTCATTTGACATTAATGAGGAGGCAGCTCTCCACACATACAACTCTGTGTGCCAAGCGTATGGACGCATATTCGACCGACTGCACTTAAAGTGGGTGCAGGTCCAGGCTGACACTGGAAACATAGGAGGCACACTTTCCCATGAGTTTCAGCTGCCAGCAGACATTGGCGAAGACAAGTTACTTGTTTGTGGAAACTGCGGCTTCTCTGCCAACATTGAGACCCTGGAACCAGGACAGGCCGAGTGCTCGCAGTGTCAAACAGGCAAACTGACTGAATCCAGAGGCATTGAAGTGGGCCACACTTTTTACCTCGGCACTAAATATTCACAGGCGTTTAAAGCACTTTTTGTTAATGCATCCAATGTGCCTGCGGTGGCAGAGATGGGATGTTTTGGACTTGGTGTCACTCGAATACTAGCAGCTTCTATAGAGGTGATGTCCACAGAGGATGCCATTCGCTGGCCTGGATTGATAGCTCCCTATCAAGTGTGTGTCCTGCCACCTAAAAAGGGAAGTAAAGCACATGAAGCCACACTGAAGGCTGAGGAACTGGCTCAAAGCTTGGGAAATAGTCTTCCAAATTTGAAAGGTGAGGTGGTACTGGATGACAGGACTCAAATGACCATTGGGAAACGACTGAAGGATGCTAAAATTCTGGGGTATCCATTTGTGGTGGTGGTGGGCCAGACGGCTCTAGATGATCTGGCCAGCTTTGAGGTGGTTTGTCAGCAAAGTGGAGAGACTCTCTTTTTGAGTAAAGATGGGCTTGTTGATCTTTTAAGTACGGTTGAAACTATCTAA
- the pars2 gene encoding probable proline--tRNA ligase, mitochondrial isoform X1, with amino-acid sequence MMQTGLIHPSNPGCFYYLPVALRSLEKLVRLIDEEMHAIGGQKVDMPALCSAELWKKSGRWELMGKEMFRLLDRHNGEYCLGPTHEEAVTELFASQTTMSYKKLPLLLYQVTRKFRDEQKPKFGLLRGREFYMKDMYSFDINEEAALHTYNSVCQAYGRIFDRLHLKWVQVQADTGNIGGTLSHEFQLPADIGEDKLLVCGNCGFSANIETLEPGQAECSQCQTGKLTESRGIEVGHTFYLGTKYSQAFKALFVNASNVPAVAEMGCFGLGVTRILAASIEVMSTEDAIRWPGLIAPYQVCVLPPKKGSKAHEATLKAEELAQSLGNSLPNLKGEVVLDDRTQMTIGKRLKDAKILGYPFVVVVGQTALDDLASFEVVCQQSGETLFLSKDGLVDLLSTVETI; translated from the exons ATGATGCAGACTGGACTGATCCATCCGTCAAACCCCGGCTGCTTCTATTACTTGCCTGTGGCTCTGAGGTCCTTGGAGAAGCTGGTCCGGCTCATTGATGAGGAGATGCATGCGATCGGTGGGCAAAAAGTGGACATGCCAGCGCTCTGCAGTGCAGAACTGTGGAAGAAAAGTGGTCGCTGGGAGCTCATGGGAAAAGAGATGTTCAGACTGCTGGATCGGCACAATGGGGAATACTGTCTCGGACCGACTCACGAAGAAGCAGTCACTGAGCTTTTTGCCTCCCAGACCACCATGTCTTACAAGAAGCTGCCACTTCTGCTTTACCAG GTAACACGCAAATTCCGTGATGAGCAGAAGCCAAAATTTGGACTCTTACGTGGTCGGGAATTTTACATGAAAGACATGTATTCATTTGACATTAATGAGGAGGCAGCTCTCCACACATACAACTCTGTGTGCCAAGCGTATGGACGCATATTCGACCGACTGCACTTAAAGTGGGTGCAGGTCCAGGCTGACACTGGAAACATAGGAGGCACACTTTCCCATGAGTTTCAGCTGCCAGCAGACATTGGCGAAGACAAGTTACTTGTTTGTGGAAACTGCGGCTTCTCTGCCAACATTGAGACCCTGGAACCAGGACAGGCCGAGTGCTCGCAGTGTCAAACAGGCAAACTGACTGAATCCAGAGGCATTGAAGTGGGCCACACTTTTTACCTCGGCACTAAATATTCACAGGCGTTTAAAGCACTTTTTGTTAATGCATCCAATGTGCCTGCGGTGGCAGAGATGGGATGTTTTGGACTTGGTGTCACTCGAATACTAGCAGCTTCTATAGAGGTGATGTCCACAGAGGATGCCATTCGCTGGCCTGGATTGATAGCTCCCTATCAAGTGTGTGTCCTGCCACCTAAAAAGGGAAGTAAAGCACATGAAGCCACACTGAAGGCTGAGGAACTGGCTCAAAGCTTGGGAAATAGTCTTCCAAATTTGAAAGGTGAGGTGGTACTGGATGACAGGACTCAAATGACCATTGGGAAACGACTGAAGGATGCTAAAATTCTGGGGTATCCATTTGTGGTGGTGGTGGGCCAGACGGCTCTAGATGATCTGGCCAGCTTTGAGGTGGTTTGTCAGCAAAGTGGAGAGACTCTCTTTTTGAGTAAAGATGGGCTTGTTGATCTTTTAAGTACGGTTGAAACTATCTAA
- the ttc4 gene encoding tetratricopeptide repeat protein 4, whose protein sequence is MAAPTQGEDSDDGMDEFMEKFKTQKYHNAFNESNWEEEFEKVPMFMKTAPENIDPEKHPDLACIQHIIHDDDRTPEEKARSLKDEGNEYFKEKKYKKAVVSYTEGLKTSCVNPELNAVLYTNRAAAHFHLGNMRSALNDATAAKKLKPDHNKAIIRGAQCLLELRNYAGALQWCDEGLKLFPTDKKLQELRATADKQKREADRDARKAKVKAKKQQNEKEALLAAIKERGIKLLKTEKPPHRASDSEDEDRDEDTSRALADLQLDGISSQEATGARVYMDEQGVLHWPVMFLYPEHSQTDFISAFSENASFIDHLAVMFGEELPPWDIDQKYQPQNLQMFFEDPEKGNLYQVDLQESLLRVLQHQRCSVKAGTPSFIVLVSESPFSRQFLSGKKVQRLKLLK, encoded by the exons ATGGCTGCACCAACGCAAGGGGAAGACAGCGACGATGGCATGGACGAATTTATGGAGAAGTTTAAAACACAGAAATACCATAATGCGTTCAACGAAAGCAACTGGGAGGAG GAGTTTGAAAAAGTTCCCATGTTCATGAAGACAGCGCCAGAAAACATTGACCCAGAGAAACACCCTGATCTCGCCTGTATCCAGCATATTATCCACGATGATGACAGAACTCCTGAAG AGAAAGCCAGAAGTCTCAAGGATGAGGGGAATGAATACTTCAAGGAGAAGAAGTACAAGAAAGCTGTTGTTTCCTACACAGAAGGATTGAAAACGAGCTGTGTGAATCCTGAACTCAATGCCGTTTTGTACACCAACCGTGCAGCTGCACATTTCCATTTAG GAAATATGCGTTCGGCTTTAAATGATGCCACAGCTGCAAAAAAATTGAAGCCAGACCACAATAAAGCCATTATAAGAG GAGCACAGTGCTTGCTGGAGCTGCGTAATTACGCTGGAGCGTTACAGTGGTGTGATGAAGGTCTAAAGTTGTTTCCCACTGACAAGAAACTACAGGAGCTGAGAGCCACAGCTGATAAACAGAAG agAGAAGCTGACAGAGATGCCAGGAAGGCGAAGGTTAAAGCGAAGAAGCAGCAGAATGAGAAAGAAGCATTGTTAGCTGCCATTAAG GAGCGAGGAATTAAACTCCTGAAGACAGAAAAGCCTCCTCACAGGGCTTCAGACAGCGAGGATGAGGATAGAGATGAAGACACCTCTAGGGCTCTGGCTGATCTTCAGCTTGATGGAATCAGCTCACAGGAGGCAACAGGCGCTCGGGTTTATATGGATGAACAGGGTGTCCTTCACTGGCCAGTGATGTTCCTTTATCCTGAGCACAGCCAGACAGACTTCATTTCTGCTTTCTCAGAGAACGCCAG CTTCATAGATCATTTGGCGGTGATGTTTGGTGAAGAGCTTCCTCCCTGGGATATAGACCAAAAATATCAGCCACAGAATCTGCAG atgttctTTGAAGATCCTGAAAAAGGAAACCTTTATCAAGTTGATCTTCAAGAGTCACTTCTTAGAGTTCTACAGCACCAAAG GTGCTCGGTGAAGGCAGGAACTCCTAGTTTCATTGTGCTGGTATCAGAATCTCCGTTTTCTAGGCAGTTCTTATCAGGAAAAAAGGTGCAGAGATTAAAATTATTGAAATGA